From a region of the Constantimarinum furrinae genome:
- the gap gene encoding type I glyceraldehyde-3-phosphate dehydrogenase: MKTKIGINGFGRIGRLAFRIAVQHKDVEIVAVNDLLEVEHLAYLLEFDSVHGKYPGSVEVQDGNLVVDGKVIRVTAERDPENLKWDEVSASIVVDCTGVFKEVETAEAHRKAGAKKVVISAPSKSAPMFVMGVNHTQMKSTDVIISNASCTTNCLAPMAKIINDHLGIVEGLMTTIHSVTASQSTVDQPSKKNYRLGRSALRNIIPTTTGAAVAVTKVIPQLDGKLTGMAFRVPTADVSVVDLTVRTEKSATYEEIKTLFKKAADGPYQGIVNYTEKQVVSQDFVSDPHTCNFDAEAGIALNENFFKLVAWYDNEYAYSAKLIDLAAYAATV, translated from the coding sequence ATGAAAACAAAAATTGGAATAAACGGTTTTGGCAGGATAGGTAGATTGGCCTTCCGTATAGCCGTACAGCATAAAGATGTTGAGATAGTCGCTGTAAACGACCTGCTAGAAGTAGAGCATCTGGCATATTTGCTCGAATTCGATTCGGTGCACGGAAAATATCCAGGCAGCGTTGAGGTTCAAGACGGAAATCTAGTGGTAGATGGAAAGGTGATTAGGGTTACCGCCGAAAGAGATCCCGAAAATCTGAAATGGGATGAGGTTAGTGCGTCTATAGTCGTGGATTGTACCGGAGTGTTCAAAGAGGTTGAAACGGCCGAAGCACACCGAAAGGCCGGAGCAAAAAAAGTAGTGATCTCGGCACCGTCCAAATCGGCTCCCATGTTTGTAATGGGCGTAAACCATACCCAAATGAAATCTACCGACGTGATCATCTCCAATGCCTCATGTACGACCAACTGCTTGGCTCCCATGGCAAAGATCATCAATGACCATCTTGGTATTGTTGAAGGCTTAATGACAACAATTCATTCTGTGACCGCCTCGCAGTCTACTGTAGATCAGCCTTCAAAAAAGAACTACCGATTAGGGCGCAGCGCATTGCGAAACATTATTCCTACTACTACAGGAGCAGCCGTTGCCGTAACAAAGGTGATTCCGCAATTGGATGGTAAATTAACAGGAATGGCATTTCGTGTGCCTACGGCAGATGTCTCTGTGGTTGATCTTACTGTGAGAACAGAAAAATCGGCTACCTATGAAGAAATTAAAACGCTATTTAAAAAAGCAGCCGATGGACCGTACCAGGGTATTGTAAATTATACAGAGAAGCAGGTGGTTTCTCAGGATTTCGTAAGCGATCCCCACACTTGTAATTTTGATGCCGAAGCCGGGATCGCGCTGAATGAGAATTTCTTTAAGCTGGTCGCCTGGTACGATAATGAATACGCCTATTCTGCCAAATTGATCGATCTGGCGGCTTATGCAGCAACAGTTTAG
- a CDS encoding response regulator transcription factor, producing MMINIVLADDEELFRVGMSHILSKDPDINIVHEASNGKELLEYLAGTEDLPHIIIMDIKMPELNGVEATKVIHKAYDEVRIVALTTYNSKPFIRNMIDVGASAYLVKNSPPSKVLHTIKQVYYNGFYYDKTVMDIVNERFASGSKLEERTVFDESFITPREKEVLELICKQNTTHEIAEKLFISPRTVEVHRKNLLEKTGVKNIAGLVIFAINNDLVPPIIIEN from the coding sequence ATGATGATCAATATTGTATTAGCAGATGACGAAGAATTGTTCAGGGTAGGTATGTCTCATATTCTTTCCAAGGATCCGGATATTAATATCGTACATGAAGCTTCCAATGGTAAAGAGCTATTGGAGTACCTTGCGGGGACAGAAGATCTTCCTCATATCATTATCATGGATATTAAGATGCCCGAGCTTAACGGGGTTGAAGCCACCAAGGTAATTCATAAGGCTTATGATGAGGTTCGTATTGTTGCATTAACGACATACAATTCCAAGCCTTTTATAAGAAATATGATCGATGTGGGAGCCAGCGCTTATCTGGTAAAAAATTCTCCGCCTTCTAAAGTGTTGCACACCATAAAGCAGGTTTATTACAACGGTTTTTATTACGATAAAACGGTGATGGATATTGTGAATGAACGTTTTGCTTCCGGTAGTAAATTGGAGGAACGAACGGTTTTTGACGAATCCTTTATAACGCCTAGAGAAAAGGAAGTGCTGGAGCTGATATGTAAACAAAACACCACTCATGAAATTGCCGAAAAACTTTTTATTAGTCCGCGTACGGTAGAAGTGCATCGTAAAAACCTATTGGAAAAGACAGGAGTAAAAAATATCGCAGGACTTGTGATCTTTGCGATTAACAATGATCTAGTGCCGCCAATTATCATTGAAAATTAA
- the pgi gene encoding glucose-6-phosphate isomerase, whose translation MRLPSVNPTTTQAWKKLQEHFEQIKTLRIRQQFTDDPQRAEKFSIHFEDFYLDFSKNRITEESISLLIQLAEEVQLKEAIQQQFSGEKINVTEDRAVLHTALRDLSAMKPEIKGALKQMKAFSEKIIRGTHMGYSGKAITHIVNVGIGGSNLGPAMVMEAMSHYRNHLNVLFISNVDGDHLTQTLATLDPETTLFIVVSKSFSTQETLTNAKIIKKWFLKQGSERDIAKHFVAVSQNEAAAIKFGIHAENIFPVWDWVGGRFSLWSAVGLSVCCGLGYSNFESLLKGAHTMDSHFRSADFSENLPVILALLSVWYNNFFNAESEAVIPYSQYLTEFVPYLQQAAMESNGKQTDRNGKKVDYQTGTIVWGSTGTNAQHAFFQLLHQGTKFIPTDFILFAESLYNDPVNQQKLVANCFAQTEALMQGTQDKNIKGYKEFEGNKPSNTLLIKKLTPESLGGLVALYEHKIFVQGVVWNIFSFDQWGVELGKKIAKNTLKAIENKEINMVNSPSTKKLMSKWLDMR comes from the coding sequence ATGAGGCTGCCTTCTGTAAATCCAACGACTACCCAGGCCTGGAAGAAACTTCAGGAGCATTTTGAGCAGATAAAAACGCTTAGGATACGGCAACAGTTTACCGATGATCCTCAAAGAGCTGAAAAGTTCAGCATACATTTTGAGGATTTTTATCTTGATTTTTCAAAAAATCGAATTACCGAGGAAAGCATTTCGTTGTTGATTCAGCTGGCCGAGGAGGTACAACTCAAGGAAGCGATCCAACAACAGTTTTCAGGCGAAAAGATCAATGTTACCGAAGACAGGGCGGTACTCCATACTGCATTGCGTGATCTTTCGGCTATGAAACCGGAAATAAAGGGAGCACTGAAACAAATGAAAGCTTTTTCAGAAAAAATAATCCGTGGGACACATATGGGATATAGTGGGAAAGCGATTACCCATATCGTGAATGTTGGTATTGGAGGCAGTAACCTGGGCCCTGCCATGGTAATGGAGGCGATGTCTCATTATAGGAATCATCTTAACGTTCTATTCATCTCAAATGTCGATGGTGATCATCTCACTCAAACGCTAGCAACTCTCGATCCTGAAACAACTTTGTTTATTGTGGTTTCGAAGAGTTTTTCTACTCAGGAAACACTTACCAATGCCAAGATCATCAAAAAGTGGTTTTTGAAACAAGGTTCGGAACGTGATATTGCTAAACACTTTGTGGCTGTTAGTCAGAATGAGGCTGCAGCGATAAAATTCGGGATTCACGCTGAAAATATTTTTCCTGTCTGGGATTGGGTAGGAGGTCGGTTTTCATTGTGGAGTGCTGTGGGATTATCGGTTTGCTGCGGATTGGGGTATTCAAATTTTGAATCGCTATTGAAAGGTGCTCATACGATGGATAGCCATTTTAGATCGGCCGACTTTTCAGAAAACCTACCGGTAATTTTAGCATTACTTTCGGTATGGTACAACAATTTTTTTAATGCTGAAAGTGAAGCGGTGATACCGTATTCGCAGTATCTCACCGAGTTTGTGCCTTATTTGCAACAGGCAGCTATGGAGAGTAATGGCAAGCAAACTGATAGAAACGGAAAGAAAGTGGATTACCAGACCGGTACCATCGTCTGGGGTAGTACGGGCACTAATGCCCAGCATGCTTTTTTTCAGTTGTTGCATCAGGGTACCAAATTTATTCCAACCGATTTTATTCTTTTTGCCGAATCACTCTATAACGATCCGGTGAACCAACAAAAGCTTGTAGCCAATTGTTTTGCACAAACTGAAGCGTTAATGCAAGGAACTCAGGATAAGAATATTAAAGGATATAAAGAATTTGAAGGCAACAAACCTTCAAATACACTGCTTATTAAAAAATTGACACCTGAAAGCTTAGGCGGTTTGGTTGCCTTGTACGAACATAAGATCTTTGTTCAGGGAGTAGTCTGGAATATTTTTAGTTTTGATCAATGGGGAGTAGAATTAGGTAAAAAGATCGCTAAGAATACTCTGAAAGCTATTGAAAATAAGGAAATTAACATGGTGAATTCACCTTCCACCAAGAAATTGATGTCTAAATGGCTGGATATGAGATAA
- a CDS encoding sensor histidine kinase, producing the protein MDSLIAENNQVVYVIMLAIGLLALMSIAIIAFFYYSSKRVIKSEREKAKLEVDHQKEILQATIITQEEERQRIAQDLHDAISSKLNIVSLNANMLAEEGIPSEETNKIGASILAVTTTVLESSRQIAHDLLPPTLEKFGLQAALEELCEELLETGKYALHYSFNYDPGTLAADRELHLFRIAQELVNNTIKHSEATSIHLTLDSSENLVSLHYEDNGKGFDAFAVKNAKGLGMSGIVNRVAILDGNLKMDASPGNGIKGTIEISI; encoded by the coding sequence ATGGATTCACTTATAGCCGAAAATAATCAGGTAGTTTATGTGATCATGTTGGCGATCGGGTTGCTGGCTTTGATGTCTATTGCCATTATTGCCTTTTTTTACTATTCCAGCAAGCGGGTTATAAAAAGTGAACGCGAAAAGGCCAAACTGGAAGTTGATCATCAAAAGGAAATACTTCAGGCGACTATCATTACTCAGGAGGAGGAACGACAGCGAATCGCTCAGGATCTTCACGATGCGATATCTTCAAAATTGAATATCGTTTCCCTTAACGCCAATATGTTGGCTGAAGAGGGCATTCCTTCGGAAGAGACCAATAAAATAGGTGCGAGCATACTCGCAGTAACCACAACCGTTTTAGAGAGTTCACGCCAGATCGCACACGACCTGCTACCACCCACTTTAGAAAAATTCGGGCTACAGGCCGCTCTGGAAGAACTTTGCGAAGAATTATTGGAAACAGGAAAGTATGCGCTTCATTATAGCTTCAATTACGACCCAGGAACCCTAGCAGCCGATCGTGAACTGCATCTATTTCGTATCGCGCAGGAATTGGTAAACAACACTATTAAACATTCGGAAGCGACTTCCATTCATCTTACTTTAGATTCGTCTGAAAACTTGGTATCTTTACATTATGAAGACAACGGAAAGGGCTTTGATGCTTTTGCCGTTAAAAATGCAAAAGGCCTGGGGATGAGCGGAATTGTTAACAGAGTGGCAATTTTAGACGGTAATCTGAAGATGGATGCGAGTCCGGGAAATGGTATAAAAGGAACGATAGAAATATCAATTTAA
- the pfkA gene encoding 6-phosphofructokinase, with the protein MSVKIKKIAVLTSGGDSPGMNAAIRAVVRSCTYHQLECLGVYRGYQGLIEGDFVTLNARSVKNIINRGGTFLKSARSKEFLSVEGRKRAFDNLKAEGIDALVTIGGDGTFAGAVVFNEEHNFPIVGLPGTIDNDINGTDFTIGYDTALNTVVEAIDKIRDTAHSHNRLFLVEVMGRDAGDIALNAGIGAGAEEILIPEQNMGKDRLVASLKRSKEAGKSSSIVVVAEGDQIGKNIFGLADYIRENLTEYEVKVTVLGHIQRGGAPSCYDRVLASRLGVGAVDALLKGERDIMVGIVNNKVTSVPFTETSKGENELDKELIRVADITSV; encoded by the coding sequence ATGTCGGTAAAAATTAAAAAAATTGCGGTTTTGACAAGTGGCGGCGATTCTCCGGGGATGAATGCTGCTATTAGGGCTGTGGTTAGATCCTGTACCTATCACCAACTGGAATGTTTGGGAGTGTATAGAGGGTATCAGGGTTTAATTGAAGGAGATTTTGTAACACTTAATGCCCGGTCTGTAAAGAACATAATCAATAGAGGAGGAACCTTTCTTAAATCGGCGCGGTCTAAGGAGTTTTTAAGCGTAGAAGGACGTAAAAGAGCATTCGATAATCTCAAAGCCGAGGGAATTGATGCACTTGTGACCATTGGTGGCGACGGGACTTTTGCCGGAGCCGTCGTTTTTAATGAAGAGCACAATTTTCCCATTGTCGGTCTCCCGGGTACCATCGACAACGATATTAACGGAACCGACTTTACCATTGGATATGACACCGCATTAAACACTGTGGTAGAGGCTATTGATAAGATACGGGATACGGCCCATTCTCATAACCGCTTATTTTTGGTGGAAGTAATGGGAAGGGATGCCGGTGATATTGCACTTAATGCAGGTATTGGCGCTGGAGCTGAAGAAATTCTGATTCCTGAACAGAATATGGGGAAAGATCGATTGGTGGCCTCTCTGAAGCGCAGTAAGGAAGCGGGAAAATCTTCTAGCATAGTTGTAGTTGCGGAAGGAGATCAGATTGGGAAGAATATTTTCGGATTAGCCGATTATATACGGGAAAATCTCACCGAATACGAGGTGAAAGTCACTGTTTTGGGTCATATTCAGCGCGGAGGAGCGCCCAGTTGTTACGATCGTGTCTTGGCGAGCAGACTAGGTGTGGGTGCTGTGGACGCATTACTTAAGGGTGAGCGTGATATTATGGTGGGAATTGTGAATAATAAGGTGACCTCAGTTCCGTTTACCGAAACTTCGAAAGGGGAAAATGAATTGGATAAAGAATTGATACGAGTCGCAGATATTACTTCTGTGTAA
- a CDS encoding N-acetylglucosamine kinase has protein sequence MVLITDGGSTKCDWILLDKKGEVQLKTRTQGLNPAVISSEELKTRILSNAELEGVVEEVTTLDFFGAGCGTETPVAILSNLLQELFPKAKVSVNEDIMAAVLSVTNEPGIVCILGTGSNSCYFDGKTVHLNAPSLGYSVMDEASGNYFGKQLLRDYFYKKMPTEVASEFAKRFDLEPDHIKMQLYKQPNPNAYLASFAEFIFLSEIENDYFSALLSEGIERFIECRILTFTEAKRLPVHFVGSIAHFSETLIKTALQKHNLQAGNFVKRPIDGLISYYKEHKLTIE, from the coding sequence ATGGTATTGATAACCGACGGAGGCTCTACAAAATGTGATTGGATCTTACTGGATAAGAAGGGTGAAGTACAACTTAAAACCAGGACACAAGGTCTTAATCCGGCTGTTATATCTTCCGAAGAACTTAAAACCCGAATTTTATCGAATGCTGAATTAGAAGGTGTGGTTGAAGAGGTCACTACGCTAGATTTCTTTGGAGCAGGTTGCGGGACAGAAACGCCGGTTGCAATTCTGTCGAACCTTTTACAGGAATTATTTCCTAAGGCTAAGGTTTCGGTGAACGAAGATATTATGGCAGCGGTTTTGTCTGTGACCAACGAGCCCGGAATTGTTTGCATACTTGGAACCGGGTCCAACAGCTGTTATTTCGACGGTAAAACCGTTCATTTAAATGCTCCTTCCCTGGGGTATTCGGTCATGGATGAGGCGAGTGGAAATTATTTTGGCAAGCAATTGCTTCGGGATTATTTCTATAAAAAAATGCCTACGGAAGTTGCTTCAGAATTTGCAAAACGTTTCGATCTTGAACCGGATCATATAAAGATGCAGTTGTATAAACAACCCAACCCCAATGCCTATCTTGCTTCTTTTGCGGAGTTTATTTTTTTATCGGAAATTGAAAATGATTATTTCTCGGCATTGCTTTCAGAAGGAATTGAACGATTTATTGAATGCCGGATCCTAACCTTCACTGAAGCCAAAAGACTTCCTGTTCATTTTGTTGGTTCTATTGCACATTTTTCAGAAACACTTATTAAAACCGCTTTACAGAAACACAATTTACAAGCCGGCAATTTCGTTAAGAGGCCTATTGACGGACTTATATCGTATTACAAAGAACATAAACTTACCATCGAATGA
- a CDS encoding CocE/NonD family hydrolase, which translates to MKKLILSILVIFVVTGTKAQTDDSYVQDNFNKTEVYITMRDGVKLFTSIYAPKDTSKTYPILFQRTPYSCRPYGEDQFRSKIGPNEFLMKDGYIIVYQDVRGRWNSEGVYDNMRAYIPNKKGKQIDEASDTYDSIDWLVKNIPNNNGRVGTWGISYPGFYATYSLLDAHPALKASSPQACIGDFFFDDFHHNGAYLLSYWRATAVFGYEKSKPTTEPWYNFPDLGTEDQYQFFLDVGPLSNLDKYYKEDNVFWQQLKDHPNYDEFWRSRGIIQHLKDIKPAVMVVGGLFDAEDLYGPFETYEKIEERSNNYNTVVFGPWSHGDWARNNERQAIGNVYFGDNISEDFQKNIETPFFNHFLKGDANGDTKLPEAYMFDTGTREWKSYSEWPPKNTETKTYWLQNNQRLNERAERSYTFEEFVSDAKKPVPYSEDIKMVFTPRKYMTDDQRFAARRPDVLVFETPVLTEDITMAGDILAKLNVATTGTDADWIVKVIDVYPPNAEDYEETQDYLKMGNYHMMVRSEVMRGRFRNSFSKPEPFVPNEKAAVQIKLQDIHHTFKKGHKIQIQVQSTWFPLIDLNPQTFVPNIFAAEASHFTKQTHKVFNDSSVEFTVLKP; encoded by the coding sequence ATGAAAAAATTAATTCTATCGATCCTTGTCATTTTTGTCGTAACCGGAACAAAGGCACAAACAGATGATTCCTATGTGCAGGACAATTTCAATAAGACCGAAGTGTATATCACCATGCGAGATGGTGTAAAACTATTTACCTCTATTTACGCTCCCAAGGACACGTCTAAAACCTACCCCATCCTTTTTCAGCGTACCCCTTATAGCTGCAGACCCTACGGAGAGGATCAGTTTCGAAGTAAAATAGGTCCGAATGAATTTTTAATGAAAGATGGGTACATTATCGTGTACCAGGACGTACGGGGACGGTGGAACAGCGAAGGTGTGTACGACAATATGCGCGCGTATATTCCAAATAAAAAAGGAAAACAAATTGATGAAGCCAGTGATACCTACGATAGTATAGACTGGTTGGTAAAAAATATTCCGAATAACAACGGAAGAGTAGGTACCTGGGGAATTTCCTATCCGGGATTTTATGCGACCTATTCGCTACTTGATGCGCATCCGGCCCTAAAAGCTTCTTCTCCTCAGGCCTGTATCGGAGATTTCTTTTTTGATGACTTTCACCATAACGGAGCGTATTTACTGAGTTACTGGCGTGCAACAGCCGTATTTGGTTATGAAAAATCAAAACCGACTACCGAACCTTGGTACAACTTTCCTGATTTGGGTACCGAAGATCAATATCAGTTCTTTTTGGATGTGGGTCCGCTGAGCAACTTAGACAAGTATTATAAAGAAGATAATGTTTTTTGGCAGCAGTTAAAAGACCATCCCAACTATGATGAATTCTGGCGTTCCCGAGGGATCATTCAGCATCTGAAAGATATAAAGCCGGCTGTTATGGTTGTGGGAGGTTTGTTTGATGCCGAAGACCTGTACGGGCCATTTGAAACCTATGAAAAAATAGAAGAACGGAGCAATAACTATAATACAGTGGTTTTTGGCCCATGGAGCCATGGTGACTGGGCACGAAATAACGAACGACAGGCGATAGGTAATGTGTATTTTGGAGATAATATTTCTGAAGATTTTCAGAAGAATATAGAAACACCATTCTTTAATCATTTTCTAAAAGGGGATGCTAATGGAGATACAAAGTTGCCGGAGGCGTATATGTTTGACACCGGAACTCGTGAATGGAAATCCTATAGCGAATGGCCACCTAAAAATACAGAAACAAAGACCTATTGGCTTCAGAACAATCAAAGACTTAATGAACGAGCCGAACGCAGCTATACTTTCGAAGAATTTGTAAGCGATGCTAAAAAGCCGGTTCCTTATTCCGAAGACATTAAGATGGTTTTCACTCCGCGGAAATATATGACCGACGATCAGCGATTCGCTGCTCGCCGTCCCGATGTGTTGGTTTTTGAAACTCCGGTGCTTACCGAAGATATTACTATGGCCGGGGATATACTGGCAAAACTTAATGTAGCCACTACCGGAACCGATGCCGATTGGATCGTAAAAGTAATTGATGTCTATCCTCCCAATGCCGAAGATTATGAAGAGACGCAGGATTATTTGAAAATGGGGAATTATCACATGATGGTAAGGAGCGAAGTAATGCGGGGACGATTCAGAAACAGTTTCTCCAAACCGGAACCTTTTGTTCCCAACGAAAAAGCTGCAGTACAGATAAAGCTTCAGGATATTCATCACACCTTTAAAAAGGGGCATAAGATCCAAATTCAGGTACAGAGCACCTGGTTTCCTTTAATAGATCTTAATCCGCAAACCTTTGTACCTAACATCTTTGCAGCCGAAGCTTCTCATTTTACAAAGCAAACGCATAAGGTATTTAATGATTCTTCGGTAGAATTTACAGTACTCAAGCCATAG
- a CDS encoding YifB family Mg chelatase-like AAA ATPase: MLTKVYGSAVFGVDATTITVEVNVDNGIGYHLVGLPDNAIKESNYRIAAALQNNGYRIPGKKLILNMSPADLRKEGSAYDLTLAMGILVATGQISETIPLKDYIIMGELSLDGKLQPIRGALPIAINAREEGFKGFILPKQNAKEAAIVQGIEILGAETIAQVIEFFSEDIPITPTKIDIEAEFYEHLENPEYDFSDVKGQESVKRCMEIAAAGGHNIILIGPPGSGKTMLAKRLPSILPPFSLTEALETTKIHSVAGRTLQKGGIMTSRPFRSPHHTISDVALVGGGTYPQPGEISLAHNGVLFLDELPEFKRSVLEVMRQPLEDRDVTISRAKFTVTYPSSFMLVASMNPSPGGYFNDPEAPVVSSPQEMQRYLSKISGPLLDRIDIHIEVTPVPFDKLSEERKGEQSVVIRERVTRAREIQTLRFSEFENIHYNAQMGVKQIRKYCKLNKSSLELLKTAMERLHLSARAYDRILKVARTIADLEVSEAITGNHISEAIQYRSLDRDGWFG; this comes from the coding sequence ATGCTCACAAAAGTATACGGGAGTGCTGTGTTTGGTGTAGACGCAACCACCATCACAGTGGAAGTAAATGTGGATAACGGTATTGGTTATCATCTGGTAGGATTGCCGGATAACGCCATAAAAGAGAGTAACTACAGGATCGCTGCCGCACTTCAAAATAACGGTTATCGCATTCCGGGTAAAAAACTTATACTCAATATGTCACCTGCCGATCTGCGGAAGGAGGGATCGGCTTATGATCTTACCTTGGCAATGGGGATATTGGTGGCCACGGGACAGATCTCTGAAACCATACCTTTAAAGGATTATATTATTATGGGTGAATTATCACTGGATGGAAAGCTTCAGCCAATTCGCGGGGCGTTACCTATTGCCATTAACGCGAGAGAGGAGGGATTTAAAGGTTTTATTCTTCCGAAGCAGAATGCCAAAGAAGCTGCTATTGTACAGGGTATCGAAATTCTTGGTGCTGAAACGATAGCCCAGGTCATTGAATTCTTTTCAGAAGATATACCGATAACTCCTACTAAAATTGATATCGAAGCCGAATTCTACGAACACCTTGAAAACCCCGAATACGATTTTTCGGATGTAAAAGGGCAGGAATCTGTCAAGCGTTGTATGGAGATCGCTGCCGCCGGCGGTCATAATATTATTTTGATCGGTCCGCCGGGTTCGGGGAAAACCATGCTCGCCAAGCGCCTACCCAGCATCCTGCCACCGTTTTCGCTCACTGAAGCTCTGGAAACGACCAAGATCCACAGTGTAGCCGGAAGAACGTTACAAAAGGGAGGAATAATGACATCACGCCCGTTTCGGAGTCCGCATCATACTATCTCGGATGTGGCATTGGTAGGTGGCGGGACCTATCCGCAGCCCGGGGAGATCTCTCTGGCACATAACGGAGTTCTTTTTCTGGATGAGCTTCCGGAGTTCAAACGCAGCGTACTTGAGGTGATGCGTCAGCCCCTGGAAGACCGGGATGTTACTATTTCGAGAGCAAAATTTACGGTAACCTATCCGTCAAGTTTTATGCTGGTAGCGAGTATGAATCCGAGTCCGGGAGGGTATTTCAACGACCCTGAAGCTCCGGTAGTTTCCTCACCACAGGAGATGCAAAGGTATCTAAGCAAGATCTCGGGTCCCTTGTTAGACCGGATCGATATTCATATAGAGGTGACCCCGGTCCCTTTCGATAAGTTGAGTGAGGAACGAAAGGGTGAGCAAAGTGTGGTTATTCGGGAGCGGGTGACCAGAGCCAGGGAGATTCAAACCCTGCGGTTTTCAGAATTTGAGAATATCCATTACAATGCACAGATGGGGGTAAAGCAGATTCGGAAGTATTGTAAATTAAATAAGTCTTCATTAGAATTGCTAAAAACGGCTATGGAACGCTTACATCTTTCAGCCCGAGCGTATGACAGGATCCTGAAAGTAGCACGAACTATAGCCGATCTGGAAGTTTCAGAAGCTATTACGGGGAATCATATTTCGGAAGCCATTCAATATAGAAGTTTGGACAGGGATGGATGGTTTGGTTAA